ATCATCATCCAGGCCGACGGGGCGGGGGCCTACGAAGGCAACCTCGACGGCGTCGCCGGCACCTTGCTCGACAGCACGTGCAGCGACTGCGGATACACCTGGGGCGGCGCCTGGACCGCCGACGCCGGAGCCCAGATCATCGAGGGTTACGACCTGCAGATCGACGGCAAGTTCGACCTGCTCGAGGCCGTCCCGTCCGAGACCGACAGCTGGGGTGGCGTGAAGTCCACCTTCCAGCGGTGAACCCACGGCGAAACGATCCGACGCAACGAGAGGAGATGATGATCGTGCGCAACAAGACATGGATCGCGATTCTCGCCGTGGCCGTCCTCCTGGGACCCACCGCGAGCTCCGCGCAGCAGTTGTTCGATTTCGACGGGCAGGCCAATCTGCCCACCTCCGTCGGGGGTACGCTGAGCATGGTGGCCGTCGTGCTCGACGGCTCCCCGGCCCTCGAGACCCCGCTCCCGCTCGACTTCGCGAACTTCGAGTACACCATCGTGGTCGACGGGGTGATCCTCGACTCGGAGTCCGGAGGCGACCAGTTCTACTCGGGCGGCACCATCACGCTGTACGAGGACGACGCCACGCCGGCCGACTACGCGAACCCGGCCACCTTCTCCGACGGCACGGCGCTGCTCAGCGGCTCCTTCACGGTGCTCAACCGCACGACGCTGCTGTCGTTGGTGCAGGCCAACGGCTCGGTCGACTGGACCGGTGGGAGCCGGATCGGCGATCTGGCCCCGGCCGATCGCACGGACTGGGGATTCTTCGTGTCCGTGTCGGCAGCCGAGGCCATGGCCGGATACGACGAGAACTGGGACGGCAAGGTCGAGCCCCGCGAGCCCGTGGTGTCGACGGAGCTGCAGTCCTTCGGAGGGCTGAAGGCCGCCTGGTGATCTCCGCCACTACCGCGCCCACCGGCGGCCGATGACCGCTACGGCCGCCGGACGTCCCTGGCAGCCGGCCCCGTCGAGGGCCGGCTGCATTTTTTTCGCATTCGGGTGCATCAGATCCGCCCGCCGCCCCACCTCTCCCCGGAACCACCGGGCGAGCCGCCGCCTCGAGTTCGATCCGACCCGACCTCGGGCCGGTGCGGACGCCCGGACTCCGTGTCACCGGATCGGTGTGTGCTCGGCGCGATCGTTCACACCGACCGCTCGGGATTCCTGGGGACAGGGCGCGAGATCCCGGAGTGGTCGTGCGTGGTGTGTCCGTTCAGTGCGGGGCCCACCCGGTCCGGTGGCCAATCCTCTGGCCGGCCCCCGACGGCCACGGTGCACCGCCACCGACGACGATGCCCGGAGCCGTACGGCCCCGGGCGTTCTCGTGCTTCGGATGTCCGGCGTCCCGATCAGAACCCGTAGCGGATCCGCGCGTAGACGTTGTCGTTGTCGTCGTTCATGCCGAACAGGGTGCGCTGGTCCTCCCCGGTGAACCAGTTGGTGCCGACGGTCAGCGTGAGCGAGTCGCTGTAGTCGTAGTCGACCGAGGCCCGCAGGTAGCTGTCCTCGTCGCTCGGGCTGTAGAACCCGAAGAATCCCAGCGTGAGCGTCTGGTACATGAACTGCTGGCGAAGCCGCAGCGTGAGCAGCGTCCGGTTCTCCTCCTTGAGGAAGAGCGCGTACTCGGCGTCGGCGCGGTCCATGCCGCCGGCCACGAACTGGTCGACCGCCGCCGCCCGGGCGTCGACGGCCGCGTCGTGGTCCTGCATGCCCTCCCAGTAGAACTGCATGCCGCCGGTGAAGTCCGACCACCACTGCCGCTCGAAGCCAACCATGGCGCGGTACTCCGAGTTCGGGACGAACGGATCGTCGCCGTCGGAGTCGTCGCTCGAGTCGTAGTAGCCACCCTCGGCCCAGGCCACACCCCCGAAGAGAGGGCCGCGAGCGCTGGCGCCGAGGGAGTTCAGCTCCGGATGATAGAATTCAGACAGTTCGCCCTGCGTCGTGGCCGGACGAAAGCCCTGCGGACCCTTCCAGAATCCAGTGTAGCCGTAGAGTGCGTAGTTCCAGCTACCCACGTAGCGATTCAGCCGCACCGCTGCCTCACCGTTCCCGAACTCCTCGTCGGGAGTCACGAAGCGGCCCTGTGCCGGTGCGAAGAAGGTCAGTCGCTCGCCCACCGGCAACACGTCGGGTGCGAACTGCGGCGTCAGCACCAGGTCGACGTTGAACGGCAGCACACTGAACAGCTTCAACCGGAGCACGTCACTGGGAGACTTCAGATACTCGTCGTCGCGCCCGACGAAGAAGCTCACGTAGTCCTTGGGGAACAGATCGTTGATGAAGAGCAGGTCGCCCGTGCCCCAGGTGGTGGGCTGCCGTCCGGCGCGGACCTCCAGGTTGTTGTCGAAGGCGTTGAACTTCACGTAACCCTCGCGAACGATCACCTCGGTCTCGTCCTGACGGACCTCGTCGGCAAGGATGTCCACGCGGAAGTGTGCCTCGCCGACGTCTCCGTAGAGATCGCTCTTCAGCTGCAGGCGGAGCTCCCGCATGATGTAGTCGGGCAGGTTCCCTCCCGCCGGACTCGGCACGTCGCCGTCGACGACGTTGGCGCCCGTCGCGTACTCCACGAATCCGTAGAGCTCGGCCTGACCGTGGGCCGGCGCGGCCGGGCCGAGGAAGAGCGCGACGGTGGCCACCGCGATGGTGATGGTCTTCATGGTCGATCCTTCTCGGTTCGCTGTCTCGGAGCGTGGTCGGAGGAGGCGGAGCCCCGTCGCGCACGGGGCCCCACGGTGAACGGCGGGAACGGGGGTCCGGGAACTACTGGATGTACTTGCGCGGCGGGCTCTTCAGATAGCGCTCGCTGAAGATGTCCTCTTCCACGCCCGTGTCGTAGTCGATCTCGCTGAACTCGATCACGGTCGAGTTGTCCTTCCGCGGGGTGGTCATGGTACGCACGGTCGCGGTCGCGTAGCCGTCGGCGACCTCGATCTCGCCCACCTCGAACACCTTCAACAGCTCGCCGCGACGATCGTAGTACTCCTCGCGGACCACGAGCATCGACTCCTTGTCGATCCAACTGATCTTCTTCTCGAAGTAGTCGTCCTCCTTGGGCACGCTCTCGATCTTCCAGGTCCCCCAGTCCTGGTAGGTCTCCTCGCCCACCAGGGTGTGGGTGTCCTCGTTCCAGTGACGACCGCTGACGTCCTCGTAGGCGAAGTCGCTACCGACGAAGCTGCTCTCCTTGTCGTTGGCCGAGATCGGCTTCACCAGATCGAGCGAGGGCAGGTAGATCCAGCGGCTGTCGTCGCCGTCGGGATCCTTCCAGGCCATGAACGTGGTTCGACGCACGTCGTTCGGTTCGAAGAAGTAGACGTAGTAACGCTGCTCGCCGCCGTCCTCCCAGTCGCGACGCAGGATCACGAAGTTCCGCTCACGGGTGCGGCCCCGCTTGTCGGTGATGGTCATGGCCACGCGGGCCGACCCGTCGTCGCCGGGGTAGTACATGTTCAGGTGGGCTTCCTTCATCAGCTCGGTGGCGTCCTGCGCCTGGGCCGGGCCGGTGGTGATCACGAGAGCCACGGTGGCCATCGCGAGGAAGAGGAAACCGAAGAGAGTCTTACTGCGCATCGTCGTTACCTCCTGATCGCAGCGGAGAGATCGGGCTCTGGACCGTCGTTGGTGGCCGCCGAGGGCTTGCTGATCACGTCCCGCGGGAAGAAGCTCAGCACGGCGGGCAGGATCAGGAAGGTCGCACCTCCACTGATCAGCATGATCCCGAAGAAGAAGGCACCCACGGTGACGTAGGGCACCAGACTGGCGAAGAACATCGGCACGAACCCCAGGGCGATGACCACGACGTTGCGCGCCAGGGCCTGGGCCGGTTCGTGGAAGAAAACCTCCATGGTCCGCTGGAAGTCGCGACCGTGACGCACGTGCAGGTCGCGCGTGCGCTGGATGAAGTGGATCGCGAAGTCCACCGACAGACCGAGCGACAGTGAGCTGAGCACCGCCACCGGCATGTCGTAGAAGCGGCCGGACAGACCCACGTAGCCGTAGGTGATGAGGATGGTGGCGGTCAGCGGCACCATGGCCAGCAGGCCCAGGCGCAGCGACCGGAAGAGCAGGACCATCATGACGAGCACGGTCACGTAGGAGCCGGCCAGGGCCTTGCCCATGCCGCTCACCATGAGTTCCTGCCACTTCACGTTGATGTAGCTCAGGCCACCCCAGTCGACCTCGAGGCCCTCGGGCGGCGGGTTCTGGCCGATCCAGTCCTGTGCGGCGTCCACGACGCCCGCCACCTGCTGGTTGTCGCCCTGGCGCATCTGCACCCAGATGTTGATTGCATCGCGATTCGGTGTGATGAACTTGAAGAGGTCGTCGGGCGAACCGCCGCTCATCTCGTACAGGAAGAGGTACTGCGCCAGCTTCTGGCGGTTGTCGCCGAGAGCGTAGCTACCCTCCTCACGCGACAGCAGTTCGTACTGGACCTTCTTGAGGACGTCCACCACGGAGCTCGCCGCGCCGACGTTCTCCTGCTCGATGAGATGGTCCTGTAGACGCTCGGCCCAACGCATCCACTCGGGCTGGAGGAAGGCACCCTCTTCCTCCTCTTCGCCACTCAGCTCGAGGTAGGCGAGGTAGGTCCCCGACAGGTGCTCGTTCATCACGCGATCGGCCACGCGCAGACGGTGGTCCTCCTTGAACCAGTTCACCGGGTTGTCGTTCACGACGATCTGGGTCACACCGAAGATCGACACCCCGATGATCACGACCAGGGTCGCGATGAGAGGAACACGATAGCGGGTCGAGAACCGGTAGATCGTGTGCAGGTGACTCTCGGGTGCTCCGGCGCCTTCGTCGGCCTTGCCGAAGCCCTGGATGACCTCGATCGGCACCAGCTTCACGTAGGCCGGGATGAAGACCATCGACAGCAACCACGCCGCGAAAACACCGAAGGCCACGAAGATTCCGAAGACCTGCACCGGCGGGATCGGGGTCGCGACGAGCGCACCGAAACCGACGACCGTGGTCAGCGACGTGAAGGCCATGGGCATGAAGAGCTCGCCCACGGTGTCCTCGAGCGTACGATCCAGGTCACCGCCGCGGCTGTGGAACTTGGCGTGGATCGAGCTGAGGATGTGGATGCTGTTCAGCACCGCGATCGGAATCAGGAAGATAGGGATCATCGAGCTCATGATGTGCACGGTGTTCCCGGTCGCGATCAGCAGACCCATGGTCCAGATCACGCTGATCATGGCGATGATCATGGGTGCGGCGACGATCCGCGGACTGCGGAAGAAGAACAACAGGAGCAGGAAGATCAACAGGAAGGCCGCCGGGGCGCTCACGGCCATTTGCTCGAACATGGCCGCGCCGAAGGTGTCCTGCGCCACGGGCTGCCCGGCCACGTGGTACTCCTCGCCGAGGTCCTCCTCGAAGCCGGCGATGATCTCCTGGATCTGCGCGTCCACGTCGGCCGCGACGTCCTTGCTCGTCAGGGGCACGAAGATCGCCAGGGCCTTGCCGTCTGCACTGGCCAGCTTGCCGCGCAGGATCGGATTCTGCTCGATCTGGGCCAGGATCCGGTCGGCCTCCTCCTGCGATTCGGGCGGGGACTCCATAAGCGTCTGCACGCGGATGCCGCCACCCGGCTCGGGCATGATGTCGTCGACCTCGCTCGGCGCCAGCACGTCGTCGACGATCACGCCTCCCTCGGTGACGTTCCCGTCCTCGTCGTACTCCGGCTGCATGTCGTACAGAGCCTCGGTGATCTCGTAGGCCCGTTCGAGGATCGCCGGAGTGAAGACGGTCTCGTCGTGCACGATGCCCACCACGAGGAAGTCGTTCAGGCCGAAGGTTTCCTTGATCGCGGTGTGCTCCACGCGCACCGGCTCGTCGGCCGGGAGCATGTTCTCGGGGTCGGTGTCGATGCGGTCGACGATCTTCAGCATCGGCACGATCGCGGCCACGGTCAGCAACGCGATGATCGTCATCACGATCCGCGGATGCTGCACCGAGGGCTTCAGGAAAAGCGACTTCATGTCTGCGGACTCCTCTTCGCGTTCGCGTGCGATCGGGTCGGGTCAGCTGCGCTCGGCTTCGGTGGCGGTGGCGATCTTGTTGGCCGGGTCGAAACGGGCCAGGATCGCCGAGAGCGGGCAGAAGTTGGTGAAGCTGAACTGGAGAAGGTTCAGACCGACGAAGGCGGCGAGCGCCAGCCAGCGGATGTCGACGGTCCAGGCCAGCACGACGGACGTCAGGACGAAGGTCCCCGCCACCCGGCGGATCCAGCGGTCGGTGAAGGTGTTGGAAACGCAGGACTGGCTCACGATTCATCCCTCCTGGGGCTTCCGGGTCCCGATCCGCTCTCTCTCGGCGCGATCGGGAAGCCTTGTCGGCGCCCGGAGTTTGTGCTTACTTGACGATGAAGTTGATCACTGGTCGATTGCATCGACATGGAGTTATATAGCGATGGAGTTCGGGGAACGCAAGGGACCGAAACGACCCCCGGCCAGTGATGGCGGTAACGCTATGGAAGACAAGAGTTTGAGGCTCGTGGCGGAGCGATTCCGGGTGATGGGCGACCCGCTGCGTCTGCGGCTGCTGCACATCATCAAAGAGGGCGAACGCTCCGTGGGATCGCTCGTGGAGACCACCGGCGCCAGCCAGGCGAACGTGAGCAAGCACCTGCAGATCCTGCGTCGGGCAGGTCTGGTCGAGCGGCGGAAGGACGGCCTGATGGCCTACTACAGCATCGCCGACCCCTCGATCTTCCACCTCTGCGACCTCGTGTGCGGACGGCTCACCGAGCAGTTCCAGCAGGACCTGAGCGCGATCGGCCAGCTCCACCCGGAGAGCCCCACGGGTTCGGATGCCCACTGAGCCGCCACCGACCCGCCGAACGGACCGTCGGATCGTCACGGCACAGGCGCTGCTCGGCATTGCGCTCGCCCTGTCCTTCCTGCGTTCCGATGCGGCCTCGGGCCCGCCCTGGACGTGGTTGGCCCTGGTGCTCGCGGGCGTGGCCGCCTGGGTCGGTGTTTCGGCCCTGGTGATCCTTCGACCGGTGTTCCGGATCGCGCCCACGCCGCGCCGTGACGGCGTGCTGGTCACCCACGGCATCTATCGCTGGCTCCGGCATCCCATGTACACCGCCGTGCTCCTCACGCTGGCCGCCGTCGCGCTGTACCGTCCGGGTCCGTGGGTGCTCGCCGTCGCCGGCGTCAATATCGTCTTCTACTTGACCAAATCCCGGTACGAGGAGGGCCTGCTCCGGGCCCACTATCCGGGCTACGAGGATTACCGGCGCCGGACCCTGGGCGTGCTGCCCGGCTGGTAGCGCCGACGGCGCACGCGATCCGAGATCACAGTTTGGGCCATTGTGAGCGGGACCGAAGTGGTCCATGTTCACCATTCGTGATGGCCGTCGTCCGGCGGCGTATCCCCCCGACGCATCGTATCTCCCCCTGCCGAGGAGTCGTCCGCCATGCGCGCTCCGATGCCTTTGATCACCCTCGTGGCCGCCGTCGCACTCGTCGCCGGCTGCGGGAACCAGGAGTCCACCCACGACCAGGCGTCGCAGCAGGCCGCCACCGCGACCCAGCCGGCCGGCGCGATCACCGGCGAAGTGGTCGAGTCCATGAACTCCGGTGGCTATACCTACGCTCGTGTCGAGAGCGACGGGAAGAGCGTCTGGGCCGCGGGCCCGGAGACGACGCTCGACACCGGCACCGAGGTCACCTTCAGCACCAAGATGCCCATGCAGGGCTTCCACAGCGAGACGCTCGACCGCACCTTCGACACCCTGTACTTCGTCGGCGGGTTCGAGGCGCCCGGCGCGGACAGTGGCGACCCCCACGGCGGAATGGGCATGATGCAGGCCATGACCGGCGAGTCGGACGGCTCCCAGCACGGTGCGACGCCCGAGGCCGGAGTGGCGCCGGGTGCCGTGACCAAGGCCGCCGGCGGCCACACCGTGGCCGAGCTCTACGCCGGCTGCGGCGACATGGTCGGCGAATCGGTCACCGTGCGCGGCAAGGTCGTGAAGTTCAACGGCGGGATCATGGGCCGCAACTGGGTCCACGTGCAGGACGGGAGCGGTGACCCCGCCGCGAAGACGCACGACCTGCTGATCACCACCGATGCGGCCTGCGAAGAGGGTGACGTGATCACCGCGACGGGCAAGGTCACCGTCGACAAGGACTTCGGCGCCGGCTACTCGTACGAGCTGCTGCTCGAGGAAGCCTCGATCGAGGTCGAGCCCGCCACCACCACGGGCCGCTGATCCGATCGTCCGGGGAGCCCGTCGTCACGGCGGGCTCCCGGGCCGTCCTTCCGCTCTGCGCCGGGCCCGACCGAGCAGCACCGTCTCGGCCCCACGCCGTGACCGGTCCTCACCGCACCGTCATCAGCGCAGGAGCGCGTTCAGCAGGAGCTTGAACGTCCCATCGGTCTGCGCGCGACGCTGCGGGCTGAAACCGAACAGCACGACACGGCCCTCACCGACCGGGACCTCGAGCAACGCCGGACGACCGGCCAGGTGCTCGGCACCGGTCAGGAAACCGGCCACCCGGACGTCGTCGGCCGCATAGTGCGCCACGACGGCGGTCGGCCGCGGCCAGGCCTGCGGCCGGTAGGCGTAGCCGTTGGCGAAGTACAGGCTCGTCGTCGCCGGCATGCCGGCGGCCAGGGGATGAGCCGTGTCGAGCTCACCGCGCACGAGCGTGCCCGGCGCGTAGAAGTCGTCGCGATCCATGCCGTCGAGCTCCACCCGCACCGGCAGACCGAGCTTCTCGACGACCCACGGAGTCGAGTGGTTCAACGCGATCAGCGTTCCGCCCGCCTCGACGAAGGCTCGCAGAGCCATACCGGCGTCCGTGCCACCCAGGCCACGTCTGTGGCGTTCGGGCCACAGCGCGTCGGCCACCCGCCCCTCCCCGGCACTCTGCCGGCCGTTCTCGAGTTCGCGCGACCGCACCGAGGGAAGGAGCACGACATCGGTCGTCCGGCGCAGCCGCCGCCCGTCGTCGGCACCCCGCAGGTCGGGCTCGCCCGGCCGGATCCTCCGGTACTCCACGCGATGACGATCGAGGACGAGACGGGTCCAACCCTCGTCCTTGTTCCCGCCCCACGGGGCGAACAAGGCCAACCGCGGGGCGGTGACCGGTTCGGGGTCGGCCGCGACCGGCACGTCGACGGGTTCGACGTCGCGCGCAACGCCGTCGAGCGAGCGATCGACGTCCTCGACCAGGTAGTGGAGCCGCCCGTCGTGCTCGAAGCGTTCGACCGTCTTGCCGGCACCCAGCGCGGCGTGGACGAGCGCATGACTGGCCAGATCGGTGGCCGGAACGACGAGGTCTCCGCGCGGAGGTTCGACCCGCTCCACCCGAGCGGGATCGACCGGCGACAGGTCGAGCGCATCGAGCGCGTCGCGGTCGTGCACCTCGAGCACACGCACTCCCAGCAGTTCGCTCAGCCTCCAGGCCGTCACGTCGTAGGGACGGATCACCGACCCATCGGACTGCTCGATCATCGGGTAGTCCGTGTCACCGAGCATCTCCAGCACGAAGGGCCGGAAAGGCTGGTCGGTCCGGATCACCCACGCTCCCGCGTCGACGAGGTGGTCCCCGAACCGGAGGTCGGAGTCGGCGCGGTGCAACTCGACGCCCCCGGAGTGCAGGATCTCCATCATGCGATCGTCGCTGCCACCGTCGACCTGATCGCGGGGCACGACGAAGGCGTACGGGGCCTCGTTCCGTCCCGCTGCGATCGCGTCACGGTTCATGCGCCAGAAGTTGAAGAGGAGGTCTTCCCTGCGGTCGGCAGCCCAGCGCAGGAAACCCCACGTGAGATCGACCTTCAGCGAGACGATGTCGTCGAGACGCCACCACCCGCCGGGCCAGGGCTCGAGGAAGTTCGTACGTCGCTCGTACTCGGGGAGCCCACGCCCCCACGCCTGCACACTTCCGGGCGGGAAGTACAACGGCGTGGCGAGACGGGCGCTCGCCACCTCGCTGAGAATCCCGAGCATGTTGTGCCAGAAGCCGGTCGAACGCACCGATCCCGGCCACTCGGCCGTGAAGATCGTCTGCGTCGCGATGCCGGTCCATCCCTCGGCGGTCAGATCGCTCACGACCTGCTGCCCCGCGGCGGCCAACTGGCTGTAGACCAGCGGATGGACGCTCGGCGACAGGGGATCGTCGAAGGGCGGCAGGAACAGACGCGGCCCTCCGCTTCCCATCTGGTGCTCGTCGACGATCATCTGCGGCAACCAGTCGTGGTAGAGCACCTGCGACCACATCGAGGTCTCGACCAGGTTGTTGAAGAAGCCGTCGCGGTTGTTGTCGTGTCCCGCGTAGGGGTGGTACAGCTCGAGCGGACGCGTCCCCTCGGCCTCGGTGCCCACCGTTTCCATGTACCACTCGTTCACCAGGTCGAGCCCGTCGGGGTTCATGCTGGGCACGATCAGGATCATGAGGTTCTCGCGGATCCGGCGCGTCACGGCGTCGTCGCGGGTCGCCAGCCGATGCACGATCCGCAGTCCGGCCTGACTCGACCCGACCTCCACCGAGTGCACGCCCAGGGAGAAGGCGACGGTCGCCCGTCCGTTCGCCGCCAGCGCGCGGGCTTCGGCCTCGGTGGTCGCGCGGGCATCGTACAGGGCACGATTCTGCGCCCGCACCGCGTCGGTGCTCCGCAGCGCCCCGGCGTCGGCCACCTTCACGAGCAGGAAGGGACGGCCCTCGGTCGACGTGCCGAGTTCCACGACATCGACGCGATCGCTGGTCCGGCCCACCTCTTCGTAGTAGGCGACCATGCGATCCCAGGTGAACAGGTGGCGGTCCTCACCGACCGGGCGCCCGAGGAATTCCTCGGGCGAGGGAACGGAGGCATGGGCGGCGAGGGGGGCGAGCAGACAGAGCGCGGCGGCTGCGAACAGCCGCCGCGAACGGGACGCGAGCATCGAGGCGAGAACCTCCGGACGTCGAGTGCGGGGGTCAGCGGACGAGAACGGCGCGGCGCACCTGGTTCCCGTCGGCAGTGCGCAACCGGAACAGGTAGACTCCGCTCGCAGCGGCACGGCCGCCGTCGTCGGTGCCGTCCCAGACCGGGGCGTGCCGGCCAGCGTCGAGGCGGCCCTCGATCAGCGTGCGCACACGTCGACCACGCACGTCGAGCACCTCGAGCGTCACCGTCCCCGCCCGCGCGAGGTCGAAACGGACCTCGGTACGCGGATTGAACGGCGAGGGCACCGGCGGGTGAAGGGTCGTGGCTGCAACCACGGGAGGAGCACTGGTGGCCCCGCCGGCAACCGTGGCCTGAAGCGTGACCACGAGAGTGGCCCGGGGACTCGCGCCCTGCACGAGGAAATCGTCCTGCGTGGTCAGGGTGACCGTCGCCTCGATCGTGGTGCCCGCGTCGAGACCGTTCAGGTCGACTTCGACACGTCGGTCGAGCGGCGTGTCGCGCACGAAGTAGGCCGCCGGGTCGAGCAGCGAGAAGCGCGCGGCGTCGGTTCCACCGATCTGGGTGCCCGAGACGTACACACCCGCCTGGACGGAGTCGGCTCCGACGTTGGCCACGGTGTAGCTCATCTCCTCCGTCGTGGCCTCGGCGTCGCTCAGGGCGATCGTCGTCGACTCGACCACACTCGTGTCGCCGAGCGACGGGACCGCCGGCCGCACCACCGCGCCCTCGAAGGGAACCAGGACGTCGCTGCGACCCGGATCGTCGGTCGTGAGCTGCAGTCCACCGGTGAAGACGCGCGGCGTCGCCGTGTCGACGGCCACGTTCACGTTGGCGATCTCGCCGGCTTCGAGCTCGCCCGCAGTGTCACCACCCAGGAGGACGCCGGGCTCGGTGGCCACGACCTCGAAGTCGAGCTCGTCGACCGGGGCCAGTGCCGTGTTGCGGAGCTGGAAGGACTCGATCACGGACTCGCCCTCGAGGACCGGCCCGATCGCGAACACCTCGGGCAGGAACTGCAATTGGGCGGGTTCCTGGAGTTCCAGCACGACCGGCAGGTGGTCGCTGGCCGCGAAGAGGTTGTTCGCAAGGTCCTGTCCTACCGCGGCGTTGGTCGGCGCCGCATTGATCGAACTGTTGAAGTGCTGACCGTCCTGGCCGAAGGCATCGTAGGTCCCCGCCAGGAAGTCCCAGCCCTCGGTGTCCTGCAGATCGGCGTCGACCAGGATGAAGTCGAAGCGGCTGTCCATGCCGCCGGTCGCACCACCGTCGGACTGGGTCACGCTGCGCGTCGACTGCGTGTGCACCGCGGCGAAGACCGCGTTGTTGTTCCACGAGCCGGCCTCGTCGATCGGATCGTACAGCTGCGCCGGCTCGATCGGGTTGCCGGTGAGGGCACCCCAGGCGGGCTCGCTCGAGGTGTACAGGTTGAAGTCACCCATGACCATCACGGGCTGTCCCGCGTCCCACCGCAGGATCATGTCGTCGCGGATCGCGCGGGCGGCGATGCGCCGCTGTTCGACGTTGTCCGACCCCTGGCTCGCCTTCAGGTGCGTGGAGTAGATCACGAAGCCCGTCGAGGTGACGGCGGACGTCGCCGACCGCAGCCGCCACCAGTCGGTCTCGCGCGGGAAGGTGTTCACCTCGCCGAACTCGATCTCGACGAACTCGCCCGTCCGGAAGTACAGGGCGTTGTCGCTGTCGTTGCCGTTGGTGAAGGTCGCCTGCGTCCACTGGCCGGGTTCGATCACGTCGAACACGTTGGTCTTCATGGTCGCCGCCCCCGCACTGTTCTGGATCTCCTGCATGACCACGATGTCGGGATCGACGGCCGAGATCACGGCGCGGAGGTCGTCGTCGCGGGAGGGCCCCGAGGCGCCGGGGTAGTTGAGCACGTTCCAGCTCATGATCTTGACCGCCGAGGCCGGTGCGGCCACCAGGAGCAGGGCGACCACCAGCAGGAGGCGAAGAGCGGGAACGTCGACGCGCGAGAGCACACGAGCGGGAGACATGATTTCGTTTCCTCGCGGGGTTCGGGAGCAGGGCACGGATGCTTGATCCACGACGAAGGGGCGGTGACCGTCCTGGTCCCGCCACGGGGAGTCTACCACGGCCGGCGCGGCATCGGGAGAGTCACTCCTCCATCCGATACAGATAGGCGCAGTCCTCCAATCGCGCCCCCTCGGCGTCGGCGACGGCGAAACGG
The genomic region above belongs to Candidatus Krumholzibacteriia bacterium and contains:
- a CDS encoding endonuclease/exonuclease/phosphatase family protein, which produces MSPARVLSRVDVPALRLLLVVALLLVAAPASAVKIMSWNVLNYPGASGPSRDDDLRAVISAVDPDIVVMQEIQNSAGAATMKTNVFDVIEPGQWTQATFTNGNDSDNALYFRTGEFVEIEFGEVNTFPRETDWWRLRSATSAVTSTGFVIYSTHLKASQGSDNVEQRRIAARAIRDDMILRWDAGQPVMVMGDFNLYTSSEPAWGALTGNPIEPAQLYDPIDEAGSWNNNAVFAAVHTQSTRSVTQSDGGATGGMDSRFDFILVDADLQDTEGWDFLAGTYDAFGQDGQHFNSSINAAPTNAAVGQDLANNLFAASDHLPVVLELQEPAQLQFLPEVFAIGPVLEGESVIESFQLRNTALAPVDELDFEVVATEPGVLLGGDTAGELEAGEIANVNVAVDTATPRVFTGGLQLTTDDPGRSDVLVPFEGAVVRPAVPSLGDTSVVESTTIALSDAEATTEEMSYTVANVGADSVQAGVYVSGTQIGGTDAARFSLLDPAAYFVRDTPLDRRVEVDLNGLDAGTTIEATVTLTTQDDFLVQGASPRATLVVTLQATVAGGATSAPPVVAATTLHPPVPSPFNPRTEVRFDLARAGTVTLEVLDVRGRRVRTLIEGRLDAGRHAPVWDGTDDGGRAAASGVYLFRLRTADGNQVRRAVLVR
- a CDS encoding M14 metallopeptidase family protein, coding for MLASRSRRLFAAAALCLLAPLAAHASVPSPEEFLGRPVGEDRHLFTWDRMVAYYEEVGRTSDRVDVVELGTSTEGRPFLLVKVADAGALRSTDAVRAQNRALYDARATTEAEARALAANGRATVAFSLGVHSVEVGSSQAGLRIVHRLATRDDAVTRRIRENLMILIVPSMNPDGLDLVNEWYMETVGTEAEGTRPLELYHPYAGHDNNRDGFFNNLVETSMWSQVLYHDWLPQMIVDEHQMGSGGPRLFLPPFDDPLSPSVHPLVYSQLAAAGQQVVSDLTAEGWTGIATQTIFTAEWPGSVRSTGFWHNMLGILSEVASARLATPLYFPPGSVQAWGRGLPEYERRTNFLEPWPGGWWRLDDIVSLKVDLTWGFLRWAADRREDLLFNFWRMNRDAIAAGRNEAPYAFVVPRDQVDGGSDDRMMEILHSGGVELHRADSDLRFGDHLVDAGAWVIRTDQPFRPFVLEMLGDTDYPMIEQSDGSVIRPYDVTAWRLSELLGVRVLEVHDRDALDALDLSPVDPARVERVEPPRGDLVVPATDLASHALVHAALGAGKTVERFEHDGRLHYLVEDVDRSLDGVARDVEPVDVPVAADPEPVTAPRLALFAPWGGNKDEGWTRLVLDRHRVEYRRIRPGEPDLRGADDGRRLRRTTDVVLLPSVRSRELENGRQSAGEGRVADALWPERHRRGLGGTDAGMALRAFVEAGGTLIALNHSTPWVVEKLGLPVRVELDGMDRDDFYAPGTLVRGELDTAHPLAAGMPATTSLYFANGYAYRPQAWPRPTAVVAHYAADDVRVAGFLTGAEHLAGRPALLEVPVGEGRVVLFGFSPQRRAQTDGTFKLLLNALLR